Proteins encoded by one window of Actinomycetota bacterium:
- a CDS encoding STAS domain-containing protein, with the protein MLHIQLEERDGYTICRPVGELDAYTVGQFRESLAELATRPKLLIDMSEVPFVDSAGLGALIGGIRRSREVGGDVAVCCNRPTLVRLLHTTGFDRIVTVADTIEEAARSLDGGGEPAL; encoded by the coding sequence TTGCTCCACATCCAGCTCGAGGAGCGTGACGGGTACACGATCTGCCGCCCGGTTGGTGAGCTCGACGCCTACACGGTCGGGCAGTTCCGGGAGTCCCTGGCGGAGCTGGCGACCCGTCCCAAGCTCCTCATCGACATGTCCGAGGTGCCGTTCGTCGACTCGGCTGGCCTCGGCGCGCTGATCGGGGGCATCCGCCGCTCTCGGGAGGTGGGCGGCGACGTGGCCGTATGCTGCAACCGGCCGACCCTGGTGCGCCTCCTGCACACGACCGGGTTCGATCGCATCGTGACCGTGGCCGACACCATCGAGGAGGCGGCCCGCTCCCTCGACGGCGGCGGCGAACCCGCGCTCTAG
- a CDS encoding ArsA family ATPase, with protein MTPTDEVPAGAGTLAELVAQSAVVVCCGPGGVGKTTISAALAVQGAADGRRSIVVTVDPARRLSDALGMDSLPDTPHRVEGPWPGELWALMLDPKSTFDALVRKYAPHPGQAEAILANRFYRNIAGALSGTQEYMAMETLYELYAEGGYDLIVVDTPPTRNALDFVDAPRRLTRFLDNRIFRLLMLPTRVGIKAVNAAAQTFLRTVSKTVGGQVVSDAIAFFQAFEGMEDGFRDRAQGVLDLMTDPTTAFVVVASPRRDAASEAEYFADKLAEADIPVQGLVINRMQPRFGETWTPEADRERARSLAGTPLGALWANLADLHTLADAEEAEIAGLVRRVEPGPVVRVPLLGTDVHDIDGLAAVGRFVGGGG; from the coding sequence GTGACCCCCACCGACGAGGTCCCGGCGGGGGCGGGGACGCTGGCTGAGCTGGTGGCCCAGTCGGCGGTGGTCGTGTGCTGCGGGCCGGGCGGCGTGGGCAAGACGACGATCTCGGCCGCCCTGGCCGTCCAGGGGGCAGCCGACGGCCGGCGCTCCATCGTGGTGACCGTCGACCCCGCCCGGCGGCTGTCCGACGCCCTGGGCATGGACTCCTTGCCCGACACCCCGCACCGGGTCGAGGGCCCGTGGCCCGGGGAGCTGTGGGCGCTCATGCTCGACCCCAAGAGCACCTTCGACGCCCTTGTGCGCAAGTACGCCCCCCATCCCGGCCAGGCCGAGGCCATCCTGGCCAACCGCTTCTACCGCAACATCGCCGGGGCGCTGTCGGGCACCCAGGAGTACATGGCCATGGAGACCCTCTACGAGCTCTACGCCGAGGGCGGCTACGACCTGATCGTGGTCGACACCCCCCCGACGCGCAACGCCCTCGACTTCGTCGACGCCCCCCGGCGGCTGACCCGGTTCCTCGACAACCGGATCTTCCGGCTCCTCATGCTGCCGACCCGGGTGGGGATCAAAGCGGTCAACGCCGCCGCCCAGACCTTCCTGCGCACCGTCTCCAAGACCGTCGGCGGCCAGGTGGTGAGCGACGCCATCGCCTTCTTCCAGGCCTTCGAGGGGATGGAGGACGGGTTCCGCGACCGTGCCCAGGGCGTGCTCGACCTGATGACCGACCCCACGACCGCCTTCGTGGTGGTGGCCTCTCCCCGGCGGGACGCAGCCTCGGAGGCCGAGTACTTCGCCGACAAGCTGGCCGAGGCCGATATCCCCGTCCAAGGGCTGGTGATCAACCGCATGCAGCCCCGGTTCGGAGAGACGTGGACGCCCGAGGCCGACCGCGAACGGGCCCGCTCGCTGGCGGGTACGCCCCTGGGGGCGCTGTGGGCCAACCTGGCCGACCTGCACACCTTGGCCGACGCCGAGGAGGCCGAGATCGCAGGACTGGTGCGGCGGGTCGAACCCGGACCGGTCGTGCGGGTGCCGCTGCTGGGCACCGACGTACACGACATCGACGGCTTGGCCGCCGTCGGCCGCTTCGTCGGAGGAGGGGGCTAG